CCTAAAACCAGGTATGTTTGTGCACAACTGCCAATATACAGGCCAGTTATTGCTTTTTTCTTCTGTATTGATTTTTAAACACCCTTTGCAAAGTTTGTTTGAGGGGAACGTATCCCCCGCTTCCACCGCTTATGTTGCAATTACAGTAAACTAATTTTTTGCAGGATATATTGActaaataaacaaaatgaagtCATTAATACAAAAAAAAGTAATTCAATAAGACTTTATATAGACAAAAGAAGACATTTTACCTGAAGCTGTAATATTTCTACTTAAGTGTAATTATTACGATTAGATTTGGAGTGAGCGCCTGCCGCGGTATCTCTCCGGTGGCGGAGGAGACTACGCGACAGTAAGCAGTGACTTCCAGGAGTTTCCTCAATTAGCGGGAGTCACAATAATTATACTTGACTAGAAATGCTTCAggtaatgtcttattttgtctttaatactttcaaccactagcaggctatcgGTACCAACAAggtctgaatttttatgatttttacgatcctccaaaTGCGAAAATCGCTGTGCATGGGCATTTGACTTTGAGTCTAAGCAAACACTTTGGTGCGTTTGTCACCAGTGACTTTCTGCAAGCgcgagcaatgtattcaatgtcATTCGAACGGGATCGGGACAGGTAGTTGTTTAATCTAGTTGGTAATAACCCGGGGTAATAACCTGACCGGGAAGTTTTTTTGCTAGtgtataaaatacaattttaaatataatgatAAAGATATATTTTAAGATATAAGCAAACAGATATGGAGAAAAAGTGCAAACTGGAAACCAATAGGCAGTTAAGAAAATCAAAGTGACATTATACATTGAAAGCAAAACAGTAACGCAAAAGAACAACTGACAAAGCTAAGGAGTAAGCATGACAGGTATGTACATCCCGATGTACATTGtgagaaaaacacttttttctcggATCAACTTGGAACTCTCGGGGAATTTTACTAGGGTGCATGCAATACAACtatcagctaccttcgactatatttataaattgctaAACTAACGTTTCTAAATTAAGGGGTTATTATTAACCAAGAAGCTATATTACAGAAAACATAGCAACGTCTATCAGCTCTTTTTGTAAGTGCATGATCTCACGTTGCCCCTGAACTCGGGCGAATTTGTGAATTTGGTCTTGCCCCCATATGAAGGTGGCTCCGTAGCACTATCGTACTCCCCGTCTCACTACCAATCGTATTCATCGTAGCCCGGCCAACCGTTGTTACCTCTTGGTCACCCCACAGCCATATTGCGAGCAATTTCTGCGTATATTGGCAAGTCAGCGCCATGTAGGCATTGACAAGGAGAGCGGCAGTGATTGAGCCAACATTTTGAATGGCGTCAGACGACGTTGCGTAAAGCGGTACGACAGCTATGCTTAGTATTAATGTCGAATAGACACTGGCTGCGATGAATTTGGATTCGTTGAAATTACCAGGTACCTGAATCAaccaaaaatgtcagaaataaaAAGAAGGGCTGGTTATTGGCATTAAAAGCTCGGAGGTGCTGCTatatacaaacaaaacaagcGTTATTTTTCCTGCTGGAGAAAGCATTGGTTTTTATTTGTTTCAACGGTCCGAGTAAACACAATGGGAGTCCTGAAAATTGCTTGATCGATCCaattgtttgatattattttaaACGAAGCGTTAAAAATGAGTAAAACTGCTCAACCATTAAAATGACTATTCTTCTGTAACTTCTCtcttttcagattagatttataGAGATATTTTTACCTTACGCGCTAAAAAGGCATAGTAACAACAACCTGTTATGATGAGGAAATTGTACAGCAAAGAAGCGTAGAGGCCATTACTCTAGTCGACAGTAGATTGTTACCGAGCCATCAGGGATTACAGGAAATATCAATGTTGATTTCGTAGCCTTATCAGCCATTGTTGTCAGCAGTAAAATAATctatgaaaaatgtaaaattctcatattatattataaaaaccattaggcctactttacttattTGTGCAATCTAATTACTGATTATTCTTTTGCGTAGCTATTATGTTCGTTATCTTTATGCTAATATTTATAGATGATATCCTTTCTGCATGCTGTTGATGTAACTCTTTAGACCTCCATGCATAAGTCTAAAGAAGATAACCATAATGTGTCTTATCTGAACATGGATCTGCAGAATTGCAGAAGATAGAGAACAGACCACTTTGTGGTTGCTTGCCCCACATTGTTGTGGGTTACCTCAACACAGCCAAGTGTCATTACCTAAGTGCACTCGCAAATGCAGGCTAAAAAACTCAGAGTAGTGTGTTTTAGAGGGACGTGTTCACTTACCTGGATACCAATCAAGAGTCCTGCCAACAGCAGTTGTGACTTTGGTCCCGTAAACCTCGGCCTTTTCACAGTGCGTTTTCCCGCTTTAAATATGCGATAAATACGGCTAACCTTCAAAAACGTAGGTACAAAAGTAAACGCCAGACAGAGTGCTATGATGGCTTCGTTGATGCTACAGGAGACTTCACTTGGATAGATCAAAAAGGGTCCAATACAGGTAAAAGCTAATATCAATCCAGTCAAATTAACCAAACTCAATTCGCGACTCGTGGCCTTTACTAGTGGCAAATATCGGTACTTCGTCAATCCTGCGATAGTGGCGATGCACAAAAGTAATCCGAGGGATGACATAACAATTAAACCCATAATAACTGGATGATAGAGGTCTGTACCAGAAGGAGTGATAGGATTACAGACAGTACGGTTTTCATCCCGCCATTCCAAAAACCCACACTGCTGACACTCTTCGTTGACGATGATTGTGTTTTCTCCGCAACTACGACAGTAGTGACAGCATCCATCCGATTTGAGAACAGGTTTTTTTCCGGGTTTACAAGTGGGTGTGCAAGTTGAAAATGGAATTTCCCGTTGATTGTTTGCCCACATGATCTTTGTGTCAGTAATACGCAATTTGGTCACTTGCACGCCATTCCAATGACCAACTTCCACCAAGGTGGGCTGATTGTCAATTAGTTGTAAGTTTTTAAAGACATACGTACCCCAGAAATCACCAGCTTGGTCGAAACGGAATCGTCCTCTTGTCCCATTGAAATCGACATTTCTAAGATATGACAGAAAATCTGAACCTTGATTTTCTTTATCAGTAATATTACATGACGATGATGAATTTGGATAGTAAGAGGATTCCAGCATTGCGTGAAGGGCGTATGCAAATGCGTAAACCGCGTCAATTACCGGACCAGCCTTACTTTTGCGGGTTGAATTAGTTGAATAAAGCGAATTATATTCTTCTGTGACGATAAATGGCACATTTTGAATATTCTGGATCCATGGATTTAGAAACGACGGGGATGTATTCAAGTTTTGTAAATATCTCTCAAACGCTTTTGGCACAGGCTTCCAAATGTTTAGAAACAATCCTCCGACAGGTACTCTGTTTGATTGGTCTTTCCTAATCGTTAGATGCAGTGACTGTTCCCATTTGCTACATCCAATCCAAGTGAATTTAGTAACCAGCAAACCGATGTTCGTCATAGCGTCTAAAATGAAGTTAGCTACTTCAGCGTCCGTAAAGACAACGATTACACGAGAAGATCTCGACCGACTTAACGTCTCTGTCATGGTCTTCACAAAATCAATGTTAACCATGCCTTCAGATGTTATTGGAATCGGTCCTTGATAACCAATACAAATACCTTTACTTGATAAAAGTTGTTGCAAGAGAAGACCGTTGTCTATGCCGTAAGA
The Amphiura filiformis chromosome 3, Afil_fr2py, whole genome shotgun sequence DNA segment above includes these coding regions:
- the LOC140147536 gene encoding metabotropic glutamate receptor 7-like is translated as MIEAMVFAVDEINERFDILPHHTLGFDIRDDCNSEDKALEAAVDLLSDPGKGGNEVCVITENRTVGIVGPDSSIHSILVGSMCDLKEIPLISYGATYKELSDKTIYEYFSRSIPPQHNEALAISDLISHFGWKYVSIIYSTDSYGIDNGLLLQQLLSSKGICIGYQGPIPITSEGMVNIDFVKTMTETLSRSRSSRVIVVFTDAEVANFILDAMTNIGLLVTKFTWIGCSKWEQSLHLTIRKDQSNRVPVGGLFLNIWKPVPKAFERYLQNLNTSPSFLNPWIQNIQNVPFIVTEEYNSLYSTNSTRKSKAGPVIDAVYAFAYALHAMLESSYYPNSSSSCNITDKENQGSDFLSYLRNVDFNGTRGRFRFDQAGDFWGTYVFKNLQLIDNQPTLVEVGHWNGVQVTKLRITDTKIMWANNQREIPFSTCTPTCKPGKKPVLKSDGCCHYCRSCGENTIIVNEECQQCGFLEWRDENRTVCNPITPSGTDLYHPVIMGLIVMSSLGLLLCIATIAGLTKYRYLPLVKATSRELSLVNLTGLILAFTCIGPFLIYPSEVSCSINEAIIALCLAFTFVPTFLKVSRIYRIFKAGKRTVKRPRFTGPKSQLLLAGLLIGIQIILLLTTMADKATKSTLIFPVIPDGSVTIYCRLE